From the Streptococcus sanguinis genome, the window CAAAAGAGCTATATCACCATGGATAAGGACGGGGACGGCCATTACGATGTCCTCTCTGCCCTGCAGAAGTCCATCCGTGGCTCCGATGTCAATGCTAGCCTCCACTACGCAGCTCGCCTCGTTGAGGCAGGAGACCTGCCTAGCCTAGCTCGACGCTTGACCGTTATCGCTTACGAGGATATTGGCTTGGCAAATCCAGACGCTCAAGTTCATACCGTTACAGCTCTGGAGGCAGCTCAGCGGATCGGTTTTCCTGAAGCTCGTATCCTTATCGCCAACATTGTTATTGACCTTGCACTTTCGCCCAAGTCCAACTCAGCCTATCTGGCCATGGACAAGGCCTTAGCTGACTTACGAAAGAATGGAAATCTTCCCATTCCCCGCCACTTACGCGACGGCCACTATGCAGGAAGCAAGGAATTGGGTAATGCTCAGGGCTATCTCTACCCTCACTCCTATCCTGGCAATTGGGTCAAGCAGGACTATCTGCCCGACAAGATTAAAGACGCCAATTATTTCACTCCCAATGAAAATGGCAAGTACGAGCGAGCCCTTGGATTGACCAAGGATAAGATTGATGACTTAAAAAAATGATGACATCGTTTGCAAAAAATCACATTTTTCTCTTGAATTTTTCAAAATTTATGGTATTATAATTATAGAAACGCTGTGGTGTACGACTTCACACTTAAGTGTTGACCGACTATTTTTTGTATTATTAGGGAAACAAAAGACTTCTAACAGCATGCAGGCCGTGTCACGCGGAAGCAGCTTCAGTTAGAGCGAGTTGCCCACCTGCTTAATTGCGCGGGTTCAATACAAATCGTGAAGGTCCGGCACCAATACAGCTTTTTCTATTGCCTCCTTAGCTCAGCTGGCAGAGCAGCGGACTCTTAATCCGTGGGTCGCAGGTTCGATCCCTGCAGGGGGCATCTACATACAACAGGAAAAAGCCTTGATTTACAAGGCTTTTTTGTTTGTCTATAACTGATTTGCCCCATCATTTGCCCCACATTTTTTTATGAGCAATCTTTCCAGACATCTCTAATTTGATTAAATTCCTCAAAAATTTTCTCTTCTAAAGTGTGTCCATATACTTCTACTAACATTGAAATATCTCTATGCCCTAGAATTTTTGCAATAACTCCAAGGTCAAATCCTTTGTGCCAGAGGTAGCTTCCATAGGTATGACGTGCTCCTTTTGTCGTGATAATTGGATAAATATCTAATTCATTTAAAAGAACACTCAAAGCTTTATTGACACTTGCAATGTCTGGTACCAAGTGAATATATCCATAATGCTGAAAAATCATTTTATACCTATTCTTGATTCCTAGCTCTTTATTAGCCTTCTCTTGTTCAATTTTTAGGACTTGTAATATCTTGATACATTCTTCGTCTATCGGTACCACCCGAATAGACGTTTTGTTTTTTGGAGGGACAAATTTATGAGTAAGGGTATTAAACCTCCTATATGTTTTTAGCAGTCCTCTGTCAAAGTCAACTTCATTCCAAGTTAACGCTATTAACTCTCCAAACCTCATACCTGTTTTTAATAGAAAATAGACGATATAAGGAACAATTGAATGTTGGTAATCAAATTTTCTCTTTACTGCTAAAAGTAAATCCAGATAGTCCTTTTCTGTATGTAAATATTTCTCTTCTGTCATCTGTTGTTCTTTGGATGAAAATAACTCGACATGTTGTGTAAAATCATCTATTAGAACTTTGTCGGCAATTGCCATTTGGATGCTCTGATGAATCCCAGTATTCAATCTACCAAGAAAATTTCTACCAACTGTTTGCCCATACTTATTCATTATTCTTTGGTATTCACTCGCACGAATTTGAGTGACTTTTTTATTTCCAAATAATCTTTCAATTGTGTTTTTACGGAGAAGATATTTTTTCTTTGTCTCTTCCGACCTACTACTCGGTAGAATTTTTAGTTCAAGCCATTCTTGATACAGATCTACAAGAGAAATATCTCTAGAAATTCTTTTTCCTAAACGAAGTT encodes:
- a CDS encoding site-specific integrase, translated to MASVRYRKRGDSNLWTYEIRSEGKTVAHNSGFKTKKLAESEAEPILQELRLGKRISRDISLVDLYQEWLELKILPSSRSEETKKKYLLRKNTIERLFGNKKVTQIRASEYQRIMNKYGQTVGRNFLGRLNTGIHQSIQMAIADKVLIDDFTQHVELFSSKEQQMTEEKYLHTEKDYLDLLLAVKRKFDYQHSIVPYIVYFLLKTGMRFGELIALTWNEVDFDRGLLKTYRRFNTLTHKFVPPKNKTSIRVVPIDEECIKILQVLKIEQEKANKELGIKNRYKMIFQHYGYIHLVPDIASVNKALSVLLNELDIYPIITTKGARHTYGSYLWHKGFDLGVIAKILGHRDISMLVEVYGHTLEEKIFEEFNQIRDVWKDCS